One genomic window of Sphingomonas ginsengisoli An et al. 2013 includes the following:
- a CDS encoding LemA family protein yields MTALRRFGLFVPLAALSLSACGLNSIPTSEEKVNAKWADLQADYQRRSDLIGNLVSTVKAAAKQESTVLIGVSEARAKATSVQLSPQDLSDPQKVRNFDAAQAQVTAAVRPLLGPMIQERYPELKSLQNFTDLQTQLEGTENRIDFARRDYNEAVRQYNTTIRTFPDAIGAKIFYGAKPKVPFEASAGAQNAPKVDFGA; encoded by the coding sequence ATGACCGCCCTTCGCCGCTTCGGACTTTTCGTGCCGCTCGCCGCGCTCAGCCTTTCGGCCTGCGGGTTGAATTCGATCCCGACCTCCGAGGAGAAGGTCAACGCCAAATGGGCCGATCTCCAAGCCGACTATCAGCGGCGCTCGGACCTGATCGGCAACCTCGTCTCGACGGTGAAGGCCGCCGCCAAGCAGGAGAGCACGGTGCTGATCGGGGTCAGCGAGGCGCGCGCCAAGGCGACCAGCGTCCAGCTAAGCCCGCAGGACCTGTCCGATCCGCAGAAGGTGCGCAATTTCGATGCCGCCCAGGCGCAGGTGACGGCGGCGGTGCGGCCGCTGCTCGGGCCGATGATCCAGGAGCGCTATCCCGAACTGAAGAGCCTGCAGAACTTCACCGACCTGCAGACCCAGCTCGAGGGGACCGAGAACCGGATCGACTTCGCCCGCCGCGACTACAATGAGGCGGTGCGCCAGTATAACACGACCATCCGGACTTTCCCCGACGCCATCGGCGCCAAGATCTTCTACGGCGCCAAGCCCAAGGTGCCGTTCGAGGCCTCGGCCGGCGCCCAGAATGCGCCCAAGGTCGACTTCGGCGCCTGA
- a CDS encoding TPM domain-containing protein — MPLTAPLRRWFAFILLVLLAVPAAAQTYPKQTGWVTDEANLLSPADKQALTQQLYQLKQTTGRQLAVATVTSLGGQDIDTYAPLLFREWKLGTSEADDGVLLLVAPNERRVRITTGYGAGGFLTDLVAGRIIRDQITPRFKANDYSGGIKAGVNAIAGFMQLSPEEQRQRAGALAQQQRQQRASPGFDSFAPMIIWGMVILFMLLSFTRRLGGRPYRGSGGGISPWVVLWGLDALSRGSRGGGWGGGGGFGGGGGFGGGGGDFGGWGGGGGSTGGGGASGSW; from the coding sequence GTGCCGCTGACGGCACCTTTGCGGCGCTGGTTCGCCTTCATCCTGCTGGTGCTGCTCGCGGTGCCGGCGGCGGCGCAGACCTATCCCAAGCAGACGGGATGGGTGACCGACGAGGCGAACCTGCTCTCGCCAGCCGACAAGCAGGCGCTGACCCAGCAGCTCTACCAGCTCAAGCAGACGACCGGCCGCCAGCTCGCCGTGGCGACGGTGACCAGTCTCGGCGGGCAGGACATCGACACCTACGCGCCGCTGCTGTTCCGCGAGTGGAAGCTCGGCACGAGCGAGGCCGATGACGGGGTGCTCCTGCTCGTCGCGCCCAATGAGCGGAGGGTGCGGATTACCACCGGCTATGGCGCCGGGGGCTTCCTGACCGACCTTGTCGCCGGGCGGATCATCCGCGACCAGATCACGCCGCGGTTCAAGGCGAACGACTATTCCGGCGGGATCAAGGCGGGCGTCAACGCCATCGCGGGGTTCATGCAGCTGTCGCCAGAGGAGCAACGGCAGCGCGCCGGCGCCCTCGCGCAGCAGCAGCGGCAGCAGCGGGCCTCGCCCGGGTTCGACAGCTTCGCGCCGATGATCATCTGGGGAATGGTGATCCTGTTCATGCTCTTGTCTTTTACTCGGCGGCTCGGCGGGCGGCCCTATCGTGGCAGCGGCGGGGGGATCAGTCCGTGGGTCGTGCTGTGGGGGCTCGACGCGCTCAGCCGCGGCTCGCGCGGCGGCGGTTGGGGCGGCGGCGGCGGCTTTGGCGGTGGCGGCGGCTTCGGCGGTGGCGGCGGCGACTTTGGCGGTTGGGGCGGCGGTGGCGGCTCGACCGGCGGCGGGGGCGCGAGCGGATCGTGGTGA
- a CDS encoding TPM domain-containing protein yields the protein MSLAISEADRERVGAAVTAAEAASAGEIVTIVTEQSDAYHDVALQWAVVVLALVLAWAAAFPNALLWWREALLGSDWSGAPSLRETLFFLMALALLKFTAALLILRWRPLRLALTPGATKHRRVRRRAVALFKAAAERRTTGRTGILIYLSVAERRAEIVADEAIMAVTTPETWGEAMTELTSEIRAGRPADGLIKAVERVGAVLAGHFPRAVDDRNEIPDKLIEL from the coding sequence GTGAGTCTGGCGATCAGCGAGGCCGACCGTGAGCGGGTCGGCGCGGCGGTCACCGCCGCCGAAGCGGCGAGCGCGGGCGAGATCGTGACCATCGTGACCGAGCAGTCGGACGCCTATCACGACGTCGCGCTGCAATGGGCGGTGGTGGTGCTGGCGCTGGTGCTGGCGTGGGCGGCGGCCTTTCCGAACGCGCTGCTATGGTGGCGCGAGGCGCTGCTTGGCAGCGACTGGAGTGGGGCGCCGTCGCTGCGTGAGACCCTGTTCTTCCTGATGGCGTTGGCGCTGCTCAAGTTCACCGCGGCGCTGCTGATTCTGCGCTGGCGCCCGCTGCGGCTGGCGCTGACCCCGGGGGCGACCAAGCACCGCCGGGTGCGGCGGCGCGCGGTGGCGCTGTTCAAGGCGGCGGCCGAGCGGCGTACGACCGGCCGCACCGGCATCCTCATCTATCTCTCGGTGGCCGAGCGACGCGCGGAGATCGTCGCCGACGAAGCGATCATGGCGGTGACTACGCCCGAGACGTGGGGCGAGGCGATGACCGAGCTGACGAGCGAGATCCGGGCGGGGCGACCGGCCGACGGGCTGATCAAGGCGGTCGAGCGGGTCGGCGCGGTGCTTGCCGGCCATTTCCCCCGCGCGGTGGACGACCGCAACGAGATCCCCGACAAATTGATCGAGCTGTGA
- a CDS encoding NUDIX hydrolase yields MADPDFTAPLEIQWQGRFVQACTRGKWEFAGRVGGIRAVVILAETDGQLILVEQYRVAVGGRCLELPAGLVGDHHPNATIEGTAMAELEEETGFTAGRVERLGDFHASPGMLSESFTLVRAHDVRRIGAGGGVAGEEDITVHLVPRAELAAFVAERRATGVAMDVKLLLPLAASLLGDA; encoded by the coding sequence ATGGCCGACCCCGATTTTACCGCCCCCCTCGAAATCCAGTGGCAGGGTCGGTTCGTTCAGGCCTGCACTCGCGGCAAATGGGAGTTTGCGGGCCGGGTCGGCGGAATCCGCGCGGTGGTCATCCTCGCCGAGACCGACGGGCAGCTGATCCTGGTCGAGCAATATCGCGTCGCGGTCGGCGGGCGGTGCCTCGAGCTGCCGGCGGGGCTGGTCGGCGATCACCACCCCAATGCGACGATCGAGGGCACGGCGATGGCCGAGCTCGAGGAGGAGACCGGTTTTACCGCCGGGCGGGTCGAGCGGCTTGGCGACTTCCACGCCTCGCCCGGCATGCTGAGCGAGAGCTTCACCCTGGTGCGAGCGCACGACGTTCGCCGGATCGGGGCGGGCGGGGGCGTCGCGGGCGAGGAGGACATCACCGTCCACCTCGTTCCGCGGGCCGAGCTGGCGGCGTTCGTTGCCGAGCGCCGCGCGACGGGCGTGGCGATGGACGTCAAGCTGCTGCTGCCGCTGGCGGCGTCGCTGCTAGGCGATGCCTAG
- a CDS encoding adenylate/guanylate cyclase domain-containing protein: MPRNRFARSSRSPISPGRKPARRGSDQPMDAVRQGGSSDPLAAASTLADVGRVLKRVPFARAALTGILLGLAILVARFSWTLPMTSFGERVAFDVRSLQAALYHPVAQDSRILLVPYTQGTQEATGKRSPLDRAILAKALVNLDKLDARAIGIDILIDQPQPEDPQLLAAFRALHTPTWLAYASAVHNGEDMQPWQQARLDALFGSLRGTAVHPASIHIDADGDNAMRSWPDVAPDLPPFLPLALAGTPEARPYQGSIRYRMPSDPERQVFLSLPIDLFADPATAAAMADQVRGRIVLIGGDLPDTDRFVTPEGRLAQSTSDFGRQFRENISGLEVHATMLAQWLDGRTPAPTGALGLWALALLVVLAGAFTAMLDVRGWILGLVLVGQLVFFVVTPFWLQSIGVDTRDLPAVGWVVAWFIAFLSTEAAVRALGSEQRKFASAALGKYLPRDIAAQILRDPEKLTLTGEKRPIFALFTDLEGFTRLSHRLPAEQVAPLLNDYLDGMCEIVLRHGGTIDKFVGDAIVALWGAPIAREDDGARTAAAMLDMVAFAREFSKEATDEDQPQLGRTRVGVHYGEAIVGNFGGRDRFQYTALGDVMNAAARLESANKALKTSGLISEQARALSANDRFRPMGRIILSGRKTPIEVWEPAANLPEDQRAHLAALWHRFDNGDLAALAELQALTVHYPDDAAFEFFVYRLAQSGPGGHFELREK, encoded by the coding sequence ATGCCGAGGAATCGGTTCGCGCGCTCGAGCCGCTCGCCGATCTCGCCTGGGCGCAAGCCCGCCAGGCGCGGCTCTGACCAGCCGATGGACGCGGTCCGCCAGGGTGGTTCGTCCGATCCCCTCGCGGCCGCGTCGACCCTCGCCGACGTCGGCCGCGTCCTCAAACGGGTCCCGTTCGCCCGCGCCGCGCTGACCGGCATCCTGCTCGGCCTCGCGATATTGGTGGCGCGCTTCTCCTGGACCCTGCCGATGACCAGCTTCGGCGAGCGGGTCGCCTTCGACGTGCGCTCGCTCCAGGCGGCGCTGTACCATCCGGTTGCGCAGGACAGCCGGATCCTGCTGGTGCCCTATACGCAGGGGACGCAAGAGGCGACCGGCAAACGTTCTCCGCTCGACCGCGCGATCCTCGCCAAGGCGCTGGTCAACCTCGACAAGCTCGACGCCCGCGCGATCGGGATCGACATATTGATCGATCAGCCGCAACCCGAAGACCCGCAATTGCTCGCCGCCTTTCGCGCGCTGCACACCCCGACTTGGCTCGCCTATGCCAGCGCCGTGCACAATGGCGAGGACATGCAGCCGTGGCAGCAGGCGCGCCTCGACGCGCTGTTCGGCAGCCTGCGCGGGACCGCGGTCCACCCCGCCAGCATCCACATCGACGCCGACGGCGACAATGCCATGCGCAGCTGGCCCGACGTCGCCCCCGACCTGCCGCCCTTCCTCCCGCTGGCACTGGCCGGCACGCCCGAGGCGCGCCCCTACCAAGGCAGCATCCGCTACCGCATGCCGTCCGACCCCGAACGACAGGTGTTCCTGAGCCTGCCGATCGACCTGTTCGCCGATCCCGCCACTGCCGCCGCCATGGCCGACCAGGTCCGCGGTCGGATCGTGCTAATCGGCGGCGACCTCCCCGACACCGACCGCTTCGTCACTCCCGAGGGCCGGCTCGCCCAGTCGACCAGCGATTTCGGCCGCCAGTTCCGCGAGAACATCTCGGGGCTCGAGGTCCACGCCACCATGCTCGCGCAGTGGCTCGACGGCCGCACGCCCGCCCCGACCGGCGCGCTCGGCCTGTGGGCGCTGGCGCTGCTGGTGGTGCTGGCGGGGGCGTTCACCGCGATGCTCGACGTGCGCGGCTGGATTCTCGGGCTGGTGCTGGTCGGCCAGCTCGTCTTCTTCGTGGTCACACCTTTCTGGCTCCAGTCGATCGGCGTCGACACCCGCGACCTGCCCGCGGTGGGCTGGGTCGTCGCCTGGTTCATCGCCTTCCTCTCGACCGAGGCGGCGGTGCGTGCGCTCGGCTCCGAGCAGCGCAAATTCGCCAGCGCGGCGCTCGGCAAATATCTCCCGCGCGATATCGCTGCCCAGATCCTGCGCGATCCCGAAAAGCTCACGCTGACCGGAGAGAAGCGTCCGATCTTCGCTTTGTTCACCGACCTCGAGGGCTTCACGCGCCTGTCGCACCGCCTTCCCGCCGAGCAGGTCGCGCCACTCCTCAACGACTACCTCGACGGCATGTGCGAGATCGTACTGCGGCACGGCGGGACGATCGACAAGTTCGTCGGCGACGCCATCGTCGCTTTGTGGGGCGCCCCGATCGCGCGCGAGGACGACGGCGCCCGCACCGCAGCCGCCATGCTCGACATGGTCGCCTTCGCCCGCGAGTTCAGCAAGGAGGCGACCGACGAGGATCAGCCGCAACTCGGCCGCACCCGCGTCGGTGTTCACTACGGCGAAGCCATCGTCGGCAATTTCGGCGGCCGCGACCGCTTCCAGTACACCGCGCTGGGCGACGTGATGAACGCCGCCGCCCGGCTCGAATCGGCCAACAAGGCGCTCAAGACCTCGGGCCTGATCAGCGAGCAAGCTCGCGCATTAAGCGCCAACGACCGCTTCCGCCCGATGGGCCGGATCATCCTGTCCGGCCGCAAGACCCCGATCGAAGTGTGGGAGCCCGCCGCCAACCTCCCCGAAGACCAGCGCGCGCACCTGGCCGCGCTATGGCATCGCTTCGACAACGGCGACCTTGCCGCGCTGGCCGAGCTGCAGGCGTTAACTGTGCATTATCCAGATGATGCAGCATTCGAATTTTTCGTGTATCGGCTCGCCCAGTCCGGCCCGGGAGGGCATTTCGAGCTGCGGGAGAAATAG